The Scomber japonicus isolate fScoJap1 chromosome 9, fScoJap1.pri, whole genome shotgun sequence genome includes a region encoding these proteins:
- the LOC128364882 gene encoding LOW QUALITY PROTEIN: zinc finger protein draculin-like (The sequence of the model RefSeq protein was modified relative to this genomic sequence to represent the inferred CDS: deleted 1 base in 1 codon), which produces MIPGCSDAAAGLWQLPTQPPMPRQVCGNCLHSLRCRGSSVATVYTASDAAAALWQLPQTASAAAASLWQLKLPPEAATERPRAAAAAEVATGSCHRKLPLPRFALALTAITRSSRLDGVHERNHLRELMKERLTAAAEEIFRVFHKTIIEYEEEIDRQRRLLDIAWIPEIKLHTIELPQQQEEEEEEEVLNDEQLCNHERNSSLDQEPPQVKEEKEELCNNLERQQLMVKQETETLMPTAACEESDNSEEQTLDLMIENVVSLSVKSSEVPETNIDDQLLSHNSHVAESQDLKGDKQGDSGSTRNTETKPQNVRSSTTSKIQLDTETSKKVLKCDTCGKAFKYISHLKVHHRVHTGEKPYTRDTCGKTFHQMAKMESHSRTHTDEKLYPCNTCEKRFSEKKVLKQHMKVHTSEKLYPCDTCGKRFSHVDALRKHMKVHTGEKPYSCDTCGKRFREMTKVKRHMTVHTGEKPYPCDTCEKRFSHVDTLRKHMKVHTGEKPYSCDTCGKRFREMTNVKRHMIVHTGEKPYPCDTCEKRFSHVYALRKHMKVHTGEKSSPCNTCEKRFFDQSTLRRHMRIHTSKKPYQCNTCEKRFSKLCNGKVHMRIHTG; this is translated from the exons ATGATACCGGGTTGCTCCGATGCCGCGGCAGGTCTGTGGCAACTGCCTACACAGCCTCCGATGCCGCGGCAGGTCTGTGGCAACTGCCTACACAGCCTCCGATGCCGCGGCAGCTCTGTGGCAACTGTCTACACAGCCTCCGATGCCGCGGCAGCTCTTTGGCAACTGCCTCAAACAGCCTCAGCTGCCGCGGCATCTCTGTGGCAACTGAAGCTGCCACCGGAAGCTGCCACTGAAAGACCGAGAGCTGCCGCGGCAGCTGAGGTTGCCACCGGAAGCTGCCACCGAAAGCTGCCGCTGCCACGATTTGCGCTTGCCCTTACTGCAATCACGCGGAGCAGCAGATTGGACGGCGTGCACGAGAGAAAT CATTTGAGAGAGTTAATGAAAGAGAgactaactgctgctgctgaagaaataTTCAGAGTTTTTCACAAAACTATCATCGAGTATGAAGAAGAGATCGACCGTCAGCGCAGACTGCTGGATATCGCCTGGATACCTGAAATAAAGCTGCACACGATAG AGCTCCCACAgcaacaagaggaggaggaggaggaggaggttctcAATGATGAGCAGCTGTGCAACCATGAGAGGAACTCCAGTTTGGACCAAGAGCCTCCACAAgttaaagaggaaaaggaggagctTTGCAACAACCTGGAAAGACAACAGCTGATGGTGAAGCAGGAGACTGAAACCTTGATGCCAACTGCTGCTTGTGAGGAAAGTGACAACAGTGAAGAGCAGACTCTAGACTTAATGATTGAGAATGTTGTCAGCTTGTCAGTTAAAAGCTCTGAGGTACCAGAAACAAACATTGATGACCAGCTCCTCTCTCATAACTCTCATGTAGCTGAGAGCCAAGATCTCAAAGGAGACAAACAAGGAGACTCAGGATCTACTAGAAATACAGAGACAAAACCACAGAATGTACGTAGCTCTACCACATCAAAGATTCAGCTGGATACTGAAACAAGTAAAAAGGTTTTGAAGTGTGATACTTGTGGAAAAGCTTTCAAGTATATTTCTCACTTGAAAGTACACCACAGAGTCCACACAGGCGAGAAGCCGTACACACGTGACACTTGTGGGAAAACCTTTCACCAAATGGCAAAAATGGAAAGTCAtagcagaacacacacagatgagaagCTGTATCCGTGTAACACTTGTGAAAAAAGATTCTCTGAGAAGAAGGTATTAAAACAGCATATGAAAGTTCACACAAGTGAGAAGCTGTATCCGTGTGACACTTGTGGGAAAAGATTTTCTCATGTGGATGCATTGAGAAAACATATGAAagtccacacaggtgagaagccgtatTCGTGTGACACTTGTGGGAAAAGATTTCGTGAAATGACAAAAGTGAAAAGGCATATGACAGTCCATACAGGTGAGAAGCCATACCCATGTGACACGTGTGAGAAAAGATTTTCTCATGTGGATACATTGAGAAAGCATATGAAagtccacacaggtgagaagccgtatTCGTGTGACACTTGTGGGAAAAGATTTCGTGAAATGACAAACGTGAAAAGGCATATGATagtccacacaggtgagaagccataCCCATGTGACACGTGCGAGAAAAGATTTTCTCATGTGTATGCATTGAGAAAGCATATGAAagtccacacaggtgagaagtCCTCCCCATGTAACACTTGTGAGAAAAGATTTTTTGATCAAAGCACTCTAAGGCGCCATATGAGAATTCACACAAGT AAAAAGCCGTATCAATGTAACACTTGTGAGAAAAGATTTAGTAAACTGTGCAATGGTAAGGTGCATATGAGAATCCACACAGGTTAG
- the LOC128365334 gene encoding zinc finger protein 391-like, with product MSSVQHLRELMNERLTAAAEEIFRVFHKTIIEYEEEIDRQRRLLDIVWKPEINLHKIELPQQYVCKEEEEEFLDDQQLCNQERNSSLDQEDPEPPQIKEEEEEEELCTSLEVEQLILKQETETFLLTPTYEENEYQTQDLSPDKTWSLSVQSSEVPEPNIDDQLLSHNSHVAESQDHKGDEQGDSGSIRNVEPERMRHHGGQNRTYYEDSSATLKTHSNTFTGKQCFKCGTCGKRFDYKSKLHTHLRVHTGEKPYPCNTCEKRFSELGALKVHMRIHTGEKPYSCNTCEKRFSEPGTLKVHMRIHTGEKPYSCTTCGRCFCRTADLKKHMRIHTGEKPYACNTCEKRFSELGALKVHMRVHTGERPYPCNSCERRFSGTGALKVHMRIHTGEKPYPCNICGKRFSDRTSVKRHMRTHTGEKGIVAELVGENSVVEIN from the exons ATGTCTTCAGTTCAGCATTTGCGAGAGTTAATGAACGAGAgactaactgctgctgctgaagaaataTTCAGAGTTTTTCACAAAACTATCATCGAGTATGAAGAAGAGATCGACCGTCAGCGCAGACTGTTGGATATCGTTTGGAAACCTGAAATAAACCTACACAAGATAG agctccCCCAGCAATATGTctgtaaggaggaggaggaggagtttcTCGATGACCAGCAGCTTTGCAACCAGGAGAGAAACTCCAGTTTGGACCAAGAGGACCCAGAGCCTCCACAGattaaagaggaagaggaagaggaggagctctGCACCAGTTTGGAGGTAGAACAGCTGATACTGAAGCAGGAGACTGAAACCTTTCTGTTGACTCCTACTTATGAGGAAAATGAATACCAGACGCAGGACTTGAGCCCTGATAAAACTTGGAGCTTGTCAGTTCAAAGCTCTGAGGTACCAGAACCAAACATTGATGACCAGCTCCTCTCCCATAATTCTCATGTGGCTGAGAGCCAAGATCACAAAGGAGACGAACAAGGAGACTCAGGATCAATTAGAAATGTAGAGCCAGAACGAATGAGGCATCACGGGGGCCAAAATCGCACTTACTATGAAGACAGTTCTGCCACATTAAAGACTCATAGTAATACTTTTACAGGGaaacagtgttttaaatgtggCACTTGTGGGAAAAGGTTTGACTACAAGTCCAAATTGCATACACATCTGAGagtccacacaggtgagaagcccTACCCATGTAACACTTGTGAGAAAAGATTCTCTGAGCTAGGTGCACTAAAAGTACATATGAGAATCCACACAGGGGAGAAGCCATACTCATGTAACACTTGTGAGAAAAGATTCTCTGAGCCGGGCACATTAAAAGTACATATGAGAATCCACACGGGGGAGAAGCCATACTCATGTACCACCTGTGGCAGATGTTTCTGTCGAACAGCAGACTTGAAAAAGCACATGAGAAttcacacaggtgagaagccgtatGCCTGTAACACTTGTGAGAAAAGATTCTCTGAGCTGGGTGCATTAAAAGTGCATATGCGAGTCCATACAGGTGAGAGACCGTACCCATGTAACAGTTGTGAGAGAAGATTTTCTGGGACGGGTGCATTAAAAGTACATATGAGAATCCACACTGGTGAGAAACCATACCCATGCAACATCTGTGGGAAAAGATTTAGTGACAGGACATCTGTGAAAAGGCatatgagaacacacacaggggaGAAGGGTATAGTTGCAGAACTAGTAGGAGAGAATTCAGTCGTAGAAATAAATTGA